The DNA region aatattagTATACTATTACATTTTTGTGCGTTATGATTATGCTTGATTATTTCATGCTGTATGGATTATATTTAATGAGGTTATGTGACGCACCAGCTGTTTTAGTTTTAGTCTTTTCAGcttttttattgttgttttttttccaaaacgggtctgttttgtttttttttctgtttagaGCTCGAGATTTGAACTTAATTGACAAAAACGTGTGTGAATAAGAAGGTTATTTGCCTTTTCATTTGTTTTACGCATGGGATACCAATTTTATGATCCGGAAACTTGAAATATATCGTTACATTGTTCTGTTTGTTTCAAgagtataattatatttattgataaCTGTAGTCCATAAACCTATTTCTAGCATCACATTAGGATCTGCTAACTAATTACTTTGAAATAACTAACCACAAAATTATAAGATTTCCTAAATACGAATTTGACCGATATAGAAAGACACATAATACGAAATGTGTCATCATTGACAAACTCATAACATCCACAGAGGAAGTGACGAAGAAAAGGGAAAAAGGAGAAATCCAAAACACAGATATAAAATAAGACACCAAAGTACGTAAAATccgaaaacattattaaaactCAGAGCATGAAAACATAATTATCGATACTCCATCTCAAGCAACATGCGCCTTCTTATGCGAATTACGAACTGGCTCCTTTCCAGCATTCTTTGATGCCTCACAAACGCCCTTGCCAGATGCAATCTTTCCATGTCCTTTAGGGACATCTAGCGTATCGTCATCCCCTCCCTCCCCTCCCTCCCCTCCCTGAAACAATCAGATTATTATACAACATTCCTAAGTTAATAGAGAAACTTTATAATGCACACATTATTGAGACACGTTGAGTGACTGATGATTAACGGTGAAATTATACCACGTGACTCTAATTTGGAAAGTGTAAGTCTTGCCTTCCATGTCAGCAATGAATGGAGACATCTTAGAGTCCTCAGGGTTGATCCCTTCTTCAGCCTTGAATACAGTCAATCTTACCTATAGAAGAAATTTTTTCCTGCATTTGTTTCCTTATCATAATAAACATGTGTTCATAATAAACATGTGTTCCTGATATTGCGTTGAGTAACAAACGACCTACACAgcatagcaaaaaaaaattaaaggaatGTGATCTTACACAATATCACTTGACATCATACAAAATGGAATAACAGAATACATCCAACCATCTTCGGATTTATGTTCATGGCAACAATCACCTTGGGATCATCAAGCATGCCTTCAAGCCTTTTGTGGAACGAAACAGCTTGACAGTCAAATAGGCTAAGAGTAACAGAGACATCACTGCATATTTTCAGCAGCAActattataactaaaataatcaaacaattTCAGGAAAATCAAGAagatctaaaaaaataaataaaaaattacttttcCAATTTGACTGTCACCATGACACAATTTTTATCTTCCGGAGGTTGACTCACGGTTCTCTTCACCGCACTGATCTCACCTATGATACCTACAAAATTTGAGATTAATATTAGTATGCTACATGGATAAACCGACATCAATCTATAGAACATATATCCATTATGCCTAAACAGACCAGCTAGATATAAAAATCACGTCCGCATAGGTCTGGTTCCGCAACCAGATTCCTTCTTCAGGCAAGAGATAGAAAAGAGGATGAGTTCGAAGCAGAGAAGCCTACTCACATATTTATACAGATCCGGAGATACGATCGGCGCATTGAAGAATCTGTAGTGGGCGATTGAATCAATTGGAATAAAGACGAAGTCAATACTTTGGCCGTTTTAGTCGGAGAAAAGAATCGCGAGCGTCATGCATCGCCGTCGCAAGAATGGAGAGACGACATGCAAATCGTGGATCAAGCAAAATTAGGATTAGAGGGTTCATTCAACCATCTCGGGCCGAACATAACAACATATCAGAGCCCAATACGCGATAAATGTCGAAAGCCCATCATAACTCACTTTTAAATAAAACGCAGCACAGCTGACGTGTCAACACGGGAGCATCCCAATTTCCAGCCTGAATCTGACGTGGAGGCCTTTAGGAGAGAGTAGGGGtgtactttatatataaagatagcTTTGTGTCAAcaaaacaattttcttaaatcgaTAATATAATAAGATCTCGGTACTAATCAATTATGAACTCATAAAACTTTTTGATAATCTGAACCAACTAACTACCGAACCATCACCATggtgagagatagagagagggaAATGAGTTGTATTTTACGCAAAAAACAGACAGACAACAACTGGCATCAAAGGAAAAACCAGTTTAATCTGTTATTATAAGTCTATGCcccaaaataagaaaaaaaaaacaactggATATGAGAAAACAAATAGAAAGTCTATTTGATAAGATGAGGCAACCTTTTATGTCTTTACGCGTCATCATCATCCTTACATTGAGATTTCTCTGCTTTTCCTAATCATTACTCCttaatctattttttcctccctctctctctctctatccagATCTCAAGTCAATTCTCCCAGAGCCTATCTTCTCAATTTGATCTTTATTGTTCATTCTTGGATCTGTCGCAGCAGCCTCAAGAGGATTCATTCACGAAACCTCAGATAGATCTTCGGTACCATTTGGCTAATATGTGAAACATATTTACCATATAATTTGATATTGTTTGTATGTAAAAGTATATTTAGGGGATTGAAGAGAAGCGATCATGTCCTTTAGATCACATTCTACAGGGAGCAGTCAATTTGCAGAGAAGATAACCGATGATCCGGTAACGTATAAGACCGCACAAAGCACCGTGACATGCATGTATCAGACGCATATATCTGGATTTTGGAGGAATGTGACGGTTCTATGGTCCAAGAATCTCATGAACCATTCTCTAACGGTCATGGTCACAAGCGTGGAAGGCGATATGAATTATTGCTGCAAGGTTGACCTTAAGCCGTGGCATTTCTGGAACAAGAAAGGGTACAAGTCTTTTGAGGTCGAAGGAAACCCTGTAGAGGTGTATTGGGATTTCAGGTCTGCGAAATTCACGAGCAGCCCCGAGCCTAGCTCCGACTTCTACGTGGCTCTAGTCGCGGAGGAAGAGGTGGTTTTGTTGGTGGGTGATTACAAGAAGAAGGCTTTCAAGAGAACAAAATCGAGACCCGCTTTGGTCGAGGCTGCCTTGTTTTACAAGAAAGAAAACGTGTTTGGGAAGAAGAGTTTCGCTACGAGGGCTAAGTTTTACGACAGGAAAAAAGAGCACGAG from Raphanus sativus cultivar WK10039 chromosome 8, ASM80110v3, whole genome shotgun sequence includes:
- the LOC108834013 gene encoding uncharacterized protein LOC108834013, whose translation is MSFRSHSTGSSQFAEKITDDPVTYKTAQSTVTCMYQTHISGFWRNVTVLWSKNLMNHSLTVMVTSVEGDMNYCCKVDLKPWHFWNKKGYKSFEVEGNPVEVYWDFRSAKFTSSPEPSSDFYVALVAEEEVVLLVGDYKKKAFKRTKSRPALVEAALFYKKENVFGKKSFATRAKFYDRKKEHEINVESSISGTKEPEMWISIDGIVLVQVKNLQWKFRGNQTVLVDKQPVQVFWDVYDWLFSAPGTGHGLFIFKPGTAEDSDMEGSGHGGGESDTSTGSRYHSTKSGSWPPEFCLFLYAWKLE